The window GTATCCACGTGATCCCAGGGCAAGGGGGTGTCAAGGCTGGGGCGGTCGTCCCCGACATCGGTCACATCGGTGTCCATCACGTTCCATTCGCCCTGATCGACCTTCCGGTACTTCCAGGTCAGATCGGCTTCGTCAATGGCTTGGGTCCAGGCTTTAAAGGCATTCTCTAGGCTCTCCCACCAGCTGTCCATGCCGGCCCCTAGTTCCCAGGCGCGGCGCACCACGGCGGCCAGGCGGCGATCGCCCCGGCCCACAAAGTCTTCCATCGCCGAGATGCGCACGTCGGTAAAGTTGACTTTGGCCCAGCGCAGGGTCCGAAATTCTTCCCGCAGCAGCCGCTGCTTGCGACGAAACTCCTCCGTCGAGACCGAGTGCCACTGAAACGGGGTGTGGGGTTTCGGGGTGAAGTTAGAAATGGTGATATTAAAGGCTAGAGGACGTCGTCCTGGCTGGGTACAGGCCTGGCGAAGCCAGCGCACGGTCTCGGCAATGCCTAACACATCAGTATCGGTCTCACCGGGTAGGCCGATCATAAAGTAGAGTTTGACCCGGCCCCAGCCCTGCTCGTGGGCGGTTTTGATGCCGCGCAGCAGCTCTTCGTTGGTCAGCCCTTTATTGATGATGTCGCGCATGCGCTGGGTGCCTGCCTCGGGAGCAAAGGTGAGCCCGGTGAGGCGGGTGCCGCCAATGATATTGGCAATGTTTTCATCGAAGCGATCGACCCGCTGGCTGGGCAGCGACAGCGAAATATTTTCGTCCTTGAGGCGGTTTTTAACCTCCACCCCCACCGCTGGCAGGGCTAGATAGTCAGAGCAGCTCAGCGACAGCAGCGAAAACTCGTCATAGCCGGTCTTGCGCATGCCGGTCTCAATGGCGTCGATGACGGCCTCTGGCTCCACATCCCGGGCCGGGCGTGTCAGCATACCTGGTTGGCAAAAGCGGCAGCCCCGAGTGCAGCCCCGCCGAATTTCTACCGTCAGGCGGTCGTGGACTGTTTCGACATAGGGCACTAGGCCCATAGCATAGGCGGGAATGGGGGTAGCCACCCGGCGCAGCACCCGTGCGGGTACGTCGGGCCGATTGGGATGCACCGAGCCATCGTCGGCCATGTCGTAAAACCGAGGCACGTAGACCCCTGGCACCTGGGCCAGATCGAGCAGTAGGGCCTCTCGGCTCAAGCCAGCGGCCTTGCCCTCTTCCATTACTAAGGCGATTTCGGGCAATAACTCCTCGCCGTCACCCAGGGCCACGAAGTCAAAGAAGTCGGCGTAGGGTTCGGGGTTAGAGGTGGCAGTTTGGCCACCAGCAAAAACTAACGGCCAGGAGCCTGCCTCGGGGGCAAAGGCTCTGGCCTGGTCGCGCTCCTGCCAGGTGAGCGGAATGCCTGACAGCGATAGCATTTCAAGAATATTTGTGGCCCCTAGCTCATAGCTGAGGCTAAAACCCAGAATGTCAAAATCGATCAGCGATCGCTGCGACTCGACCGCAAACAGGGGCGTCTGGGTAGCTTTGAGCTTAGCGGCTAGGTCAGGGGCCGGTAGGTAGGCACGATCGCACAGCTGCCGAGGTTGGGCATTTAAAATGCTGTAGAGAATGATGTGGCCCAGGTTAGAGGCCCCGACCTCGTAAACCTCAGGGTAAGTTAGCACCCAGCGCACGCTAGCCCCATCCCAGGGCTTGTGAGCAGCACCAAGCTCGTTACCCAGATAGCGACCTGGCCGAGAAACCTCAGCATTCACCAATGTGTTAATTGATACAGACACGATCTAGCTGCCCCAAACGCTCGCGAGCATGACCACCATACTATAGCGAGGCGGGGGTGAGCTGGCAGAGCCTGAAATTAAGCGGCTACCGGCAGCTCATCCACCATCTCAAAGGCGCGATCGAGCTGGGTAAGTTCAAACACAATGCGAATAG is drawn from Leptolyngbya subtilissima AS-A7 and contains these coding sequences:
- a CDS encoding TIGR03960 family B12-binding radical SAM protein, with amino-acid sequence MSVSINTLVNAEVSRPGRYLGNELGAAHKPWDGASVRWVLTYPEVYEVGASNLGHIILYSILNAQPRQLCDRAYLPAPDLAAKLKATQTPLFAVESQRSLIDFDILGFSLSYELGATNILEMLSLSGIPLTWQERDQARAFAPEAGSWPLVFAGGQTATSNPEPYADFFDFVALGDGEELLPEIALVMEEGKAAGLSREALLLDLAQVPGVYVPRFYDMADDGSVHPNRPDVPARVLRRVATPIPAYAMGLVPYVETVHDRLTVEIRRGCTRGCRFCQPGMLTRPARDVEPEAVIDAIETGMRKTGYDEFSLLSLSCSDYLALPAVGVEVKNRLKDENISLSLPSQRVDRFDENIANIIGGTRLTGLTFAPEAGTQRMRDIINKGLTNEELLRGIKTAHEQGWGRVKLYFMIGLPGETDTDVLGIAETVRWLRQACTQPGRRPLAFNITISNFTPKPHTPFQWHSVSTEEFRRKQRLLREEFRTLRWAKVNFTDVRISAMEDFVGRGDRRLAAVVRRAWELGAGMDSWWESLENAFKAWTQAIDEADLTWKYRKVDQGEWNVMDTDVTDVGDDRPSLDTPLPWDHVDTGIDKAWLKDDLLRALEAATVPDCSFEGCSHCGVCGPDFGHNVVVPPPPIPAFLGHGQPSSERVQRLRVTLGKLGSMALLGHLDMVRLFDRALRRAGLPIAFTGGFHPGPRLSPANALPLGATSSGEVVDFELTQAIAPADFLQRLGAQLPPEIPLYTVAEVPLDEPSATKLLDQAEYYLYVSLEDVGAASPDWEAWIESVLALDEMPWEKKTKSGNMQLINLRERLHELAVVSPDHPLPGGLEYPKDSLGVWLRAVGHCRNDGNLLRPEHVVSMVEKVANQPLALQHVHRSRLIFL